A window of Sphingobacterium kitahiroshimense genomic DNA:
ATGATAAAAAATGATTTCTAGGCGTTTAACAAAGTGATCAGGACTATGGAAAATAAAAAACAAGGATTTATAAGCAAATACATAAACATATTTAAATCGACAGTATCGGGATTTATGAATGAAGATTGTCTTAAATATAGTGCCTCACTTTCGTATTACACTATATTTTCAATCGGTCCGATTCTCGTGCTTATGATTTCCCTTGCAGGGATCTTTTTTGGAGAGGATGCGATTCAAGGGAAAGTGTTTTCAGAAATGAGAGGTTTGGTTGGTCCAAGCGCCGCCAGACAAATTCAGGAAGTGATCAGCAATCTGAAACTATCAGGTAAATCAAATTTTGCATTGATTGCTAGTATTATCACCTTGGTAATTGGAGCTACGACTGTATTTGGAGATATTCAAAATTCCATTAATAGGATATGGCATGTTCGGGCAAAACCAAAACGAGGCTGGCTCAAGTTGATTACGGATCGATTGCTATCTTCCTCTCTAGTTGTTGGACTTGGATTTTTATTAATGGTCACATTGGTTGTCAATGGTATCATTCTAGCTTTTACAGATCGATTGCAGGTCTATTTCCCTGATATAACAGTTTTCTTTATGAATGCAGTTAATTTTGCATTAAGCTTTGGAATTATATTTATTTTATTCGGAATCATATTCAGAACATTGCCTGATGTTAAGATCGAGTGGAAGACTGTACGCACGGGAGCTCTTTTTACAGCCTTATTATTTATTATCGGTAGGTATGCCATTGGATTATATTTAGAATCTTCCGGAACTGAGTCAACCTATGGTGCTGCAGGTGCACTTGTATTAGTATTATTATGGGTATACTATACTGCTGCTATCTTGTATTTTGGTGCGGTCTACACACGTGAAAATGCCATTGCAAACGGTATACCGATTAAACCTGCTGACTATGCGGTTTATGTAGAAGAAAAGGAGCGTGAGCGTGTGGTGGAAGAAATTCCGGCCAAACCCGCTGATCAAGGGGTGTCTTAATATAATGTTGTTAGATGATTATCAGGGTTTTATGCTGTTATTTTGATTTTCATGAATAGGAGGTGTATGTATTTTTTGATAATACTATTTCGAAAAGGTTAATATTAATGATAAGTTTGTTGTTATCAATGCTATTTTCTTTTCGATCTGCGGTAAAGATATCTGGCAGTTGAATTACTTTTCAATTATTAAATATAAATGATGATAAAGGCATCTTTAATGGTATGTGTTATGATGATGGGAATTTCTGTATCGGCACAGCGGAAGGGTTATCTTCCGAAGGGAGAAAATCAAGAAAGATATAAAGAAATCAGTGGGCGATATGGGGGCAATGACGGTATCTGTCTTTTTGAAGATGGTACTTTTATGCTTTATGGCTATGCCACAGCAGTTTTTGGGCATTATGGTTTTGAAAAGGACTACTTACTTTTTTATACAGATAAACAAGATCTATTTGAAATCTATGCCCACCAAGATCCATCTCTAGGAGCGGGAACGAAAATGGCTTTTGTGGGTTTTGAAGATGGAAATACCTATGTGAAGTTTGATAAAGACAGCGTACAGCCAGTGTTTAATGATGATGCAAACTGCTTTAGTGGCCCTTTTGTGTTTGAAAAAAATACTTTTCCGAGAAGTATTAGTTTATATGCCACAGAAAATAGTGAGGACGATTCCTTAGCTTCATGGAATTATCAGAACGATATAGGCTTTAATGATTTTGTGCTTGTATACAATAAAGCCCGACGGGAATATGAGGATTTTTCCGGAGCGCTATATCAGGATGATGATAATCAATTGGTGATCCAGCTTTCTAATTATGGAGGGGAAGATGGGTATAAGAAACAGAAAAGTGATCATGAATGGAATGATATCATGATGATGAAAAATGAATATCTTACATCGTTTAAATCACGTGATTTTATGCTTGTTAATAAGCATTATGGTACTTTTGAAAGGGATCTTTCTACCTATCGTCTGGACAAATTTACTAACCAGTATATGCGGCAGGATGACCCGGATAATGATGCCTATTATGAAGATAATGTGTATCAGGATGATCGTATCTTGAGTCAGTTTCTTAAACAGAATCTTGTGGATAGGGTTATGAAGGGACGAGAAGAATTAGTATTTTCCGATTCAACTATCTTCTTCAGTAGCTGTACTGAGATCGAAAAGTCATATCGTTATAAAGGAAAAGTATTGAAGAAGGTCGATGATGAAGAGCCTAAGGAGGTTGTGGCACCTCTTATAATGACATTGCCGGTCGAACAAACTAATACGGGGAATGAGAAAAATAGTAAAAAGATTCATAAATAATATAAACCTTCATAGACGATGTAATCTTTCTCTTTGTCCTAGATAGATCAATGTGACATGGAATCATTTCTTTTTAATTGAGGCTATGCGCTAAAAATTCAGGTTGTTGCTTATATACTTTGATACCATACATTGATGATATTTTGAAGTCAATTGATAATGAGTAAAAAAAATAATTCTATCAGTATTTCGAAAAAAAAGTTTGGAAAGAATAATAGTGCCATGGCATTAATTTTTGTCATTATGTTTTCTCTTTTAGGAATAATTGGCATTTTAATAGATTGGAAAAGTGGACTTTTCGGACTTGCTTTAGTAACTGTACTATATCTTGTTCATAGCTTCGTCAAGTTCAACTATTTTCTCTACTTTATTGGCTTGTCCTTTGTTGCTATATATCTGTTGAGTGAATGGCAGGATATTGAATTTTTACAGATCGTCCTTTCTTCGATTTTTCTAACTTTTTTATTTTTCATAAAATCGTGTTATAAAGATTATAAGGCACTTGATAGTTTTGAAATTTTCTATTTGGATAGCAGAGAGCTACATTGTTTATCAACGGAGAATGATGCAGATTATAAAGGCTATGCACTAGATCCTAGAAGTTATTTAAAGAAGTATGCTGCAGAAAAAATTAGCGCTATCTCTTTCGAAAGAAAAGATATGACCATTGCAATAGATGATCTATTGATACGACCTAGAGCGCTAACAACAATTGATCTAGAACAGATTTACGATTTTGTAAAAATTAATTATCCAAATCTTTTAAATAGAGACGAGTTTATTCAACAAAATCTAAGTAAAGAAAATCAATATTACATTCATAAGATTTATATTTTTAGTCCTATCCTCGTTTTGTCACTTGTTATCTATTTTTTCGGAAATAATGGTAAAGATCATATCCTAACGCTTTGCTGTTTAATACTAATGGTTATTCTGCCAGTTGTCATTAGTAAATTTTTAGCAAGAGTATGAAGTGTACTTTTCAGTATTAATATTTTCATAGCTAAATCATATACTAGTTTTTTCATTTAAAATAATCGAACACGGATTGTAAGATCTATTAAGCGAATTGTAAACCCATCACAATATTGTCGATGTTTAAGGTATTTTTGTAATAGTAACAATTGAACATCATCGAGATTGCTAATGGTGTCATTTTCAAATTATATAAATGAACTATTTATTATTATTTTTCTTTACGATTTTATCTGCCTGTACCAATAATACGATACAAAAGCAGGACATGCGAAAATCTAAAATAGTGCAATTGCCAGGACATTATAATGTGCAGGATAATACATGGGAAAACAGCGATCCCAATTATGATGCTTATTCTTCATTTGGAGAAGATCTTTATGCCACATTCAGTAAGTTGGATAAAGATGGAAATAGTTTGGGTCTGGGTCTTATTGATAAGAGTGGGAAAGTTATTATACAGCCTATTTACAGCAGTGTAACGATGCGCATTAGGACGGAAAATGATTTTTTCGTCGTTAGTGATTCCCTTAATAATTATGGTATAGTCAATAGCGAGGGTGTTGAAATTGTAAACCCTCAATTTGATGATATCTATTTTGGGAATAATGCGGCCGATTCGATGGATACAAAATTTGGATTGATAAAAGTCAGTAAAAATGATAAGAAGGGCTACATCAATGCCACTGGTCGAGTTATTGTTCCGGTAAAATATGATGATTTATTTATGATGGGCAAGAATGGCTTGATCATGTTTCAAGTTTTGATTCCTATAGGTAATGGTAACAATACCGCTAAATGGGGAATTATGGATTTTGATCAAAAAATAATTAGCCCACCTCGTTTTTCTTATCCAAGTCGTTTTGAAAATGGTAGCGTAACACTTGTATCAGAAGGTATAGAATATGATGTAAATGAAAATGGAATAATTAAAAAAAAATAATGAACACTTTTTTTTAAGCCTTATTATGTATCATAATAACGTTGCGAAAATCTGCTTATTAAAGCTATTGAAAAATGAAAGATTTTTTTAAAAATAAAATAACGATCTTTTTTACGTTAAGTGCATTATCGATTTTGATCGGAATTTTAATTGCGATTATATTAGCTACGGGGGTTTCTGCTCCAGATAAGTTAGCCGCGATGTACATTTTTTTTGGACTGATTCCTGTTTTGCTCATCATTGTGATTGACAGAATCTGTGTTTGGAAATTTGGAACAAGAAAAGTAAATAAAATTCAGCTTTATATCCTGATCTGTTTTATTGGTCTGTTTGTAATCAATTGGATAAGACTACGATTGCAGGTGTAAAAACCTCTGCGAAATAAACAATTAAAACATAAAATAAATTTTAATGAAAAGTGAGAAAACCAAAATGATTCTTTTAGGAACAGTAGCTGTATTAATCGTATTGCTTATTGCTAGTAATTTTATATATATCGCGCCAAATGAAACATTGCTCTATAAGGCACAACAATATATAACCTATTCAAAATCTGATTGGGAAAATTATGAAGAAAATAAAAGAATATTAGCAAATAATCCAACAGACGGTAATATTCAAACTGAGGTAGCTGCGGTAGTTTCTCCTGATGATATTTACTCGTTAGATACGAGCCGTGTGGCACCTGAAGTTGTTGCAAGTGAACTTGAAAAGATTAAAAAAGCAAATTTTGATCGTCTTGTTGAAGCTAAAATTAGACCTGATCATGAAGATGCACAGGCTGCGTTGATCCGCCATACTGATGGCCGATTAACGGACGTCATTATTAATCAAAAGATCAATATAAAAGTTGGTAAGTGTTACGATAACCCAAATACAGATGGCAATTACAATTGTGTAAGCTGTATGATTTTGTTATATAATAGAGATAAGAAAGATTGGCAGGAAGCACCTGATGGAGATAATTTTCTTAAGCCCGCGTATGATTTTTATCAGCCGTCAAAAGGCGATATTTGGGAAGCTAAAGATCTGACGATGCGTATTCCATTTGATTATGATCTGTACAAAAAGTTTGAAGGTAAAGAATAAATTTTTGAGCTCAATAATTGGAATGTAGTGCCATGATAGTCATGGCACTACGTGTCGTGATTGTCCACTTCATTTGGATTTGGCGGAAGCGGATTCGTGTCTTTTTTTGGTGGTGTACCGGTATTGCTTTTCACTTTGTTCTGAGATAAATCATTAGATTTCTCTTTGGGAATTTTTGCTATTGTTTTTAGAGCTTTATTTTTCATATAAACAAATCATTGTGGTAGTTTCATTATGAAGATAGTCTTTTATTGCTGTGAAATATGTTCGTAATGTTGTTTTGCTGAACAGTGTCATTGAAACAAATTGTTGAAGTTTTCGATGCTGTGCATAGCTCATTCAGTAACTGAAATTGTTTCTTTCCTACATTTGCCCAAGACATTTGTTTTCCATATTCTAAAGCATTGTTTCTGTAATAGTGCATTTTCTCAGGTTGATCTAAAAGATCATTGACAACTGACGAAAGTGCATGTGCGTCATTAAAAGGAAAGAATAACCCACGGTCATCTGCTAAGAGGTCTTTAGCATACCAATATGGAGTTGAAATACAGGCCGCTCCAGCGCCCAGTGCAAATGACAGTGTTCCACTGCTGATTTGGTTTTCATTTGGGTAAGGAGTGACATAAATATCGCAAGCGCTCAAATATTCCTTTAATAGTTTTTCGGATGCAAATTGATTGACAAATTGCACTTTATGACCAATATTACGGGCCATCACCATATCCATCAAATCATGTCTGTACGCGTCACCTTCATGCTTTAAAACATTTGGATGTGTTGAACCTAATATAATATAAACGAAGTCGTCATTCTCAATTTCAGAAACTGCCTGAATCGCTGTTTCAAAACCTTTGCTTTTACCTAAAAAGCCGAAACTGAGCATGACTTTTTTATTTTGAAATCCTAATTTTCTCTTCGCCATCTCTTGGTCGCAATCGAAGTTTGGAACACCGTGTGGTATTAGACTTACCTGACTACGATCAATTTGATATATTGTCTCTAGCATATTGATGGCACGACTCGTCATAACCGTGATTTTACTGCTATACTGCGCTAGTTCACGGAGAATACGGTATTCATTATGATGCGGATGTTCCAGCACGGTATGTAAGTTGGTAAGAATGGGTACATTTAAGTGTTGAAGTAAGTCAATAATGTAGCTCCCTGTTTCTCCGCCAAATATTCCGTACTCGTGTTGGATGATACAGGCATCAAATGCATTGTTGATGACATCGGCAGCCTGAATATAACTATCTAAATTTTCTTTCTCTACGATATAAGTTACTTCTTCAGGAAACACATATTCCGAACCATCAGATACCGCAAATATGTGATGATCATTCGCTAAAGATCGTGGCAGGGAGTGATATAGATCATGTGAAAACGTTGCAATTCCGCACTGCCTAGGTGGGTAAGTTCCAATAATAGCTATTTTCATTTTTTAGTATAAATTAAATCCACAAGAATTATTGAATGATATGGAATATTTCTGTACATTCTTCTTGTATTAAGAACAGGGTAAACGCTGTTAAGTTCAATTCGAATCGAATCCGATGATGTAAACAGGCATTTATTCTTATAAACAGGTATAAATTACTGTTATCACCAAGGTTGTCTCTTTATTTGTCAGTAACTCATAGAATTATCGTTTAAATAATTCCTTTTTATTGTTCATAATTGGAAAATATCGCTTTTTGCAAAGTAATATTTTTGGACCAATATAGTTTGCTTTGTGTCTAGGTGTCATTATTAAAAAATAAAATCCTATTTTTAGACTTTATCATTCGAATACCTGTGTTTACACGATTGTTGTTTACAGACGAATTGAACTAAACTGCTATGATTTTAATTGTTGACGATCAAGAAGCGAATATTTATTCACTTAAGAAATTACTCGAATCTCAAAATTTTTCAGTTGATACTGCGCTATCTGGAGAAGAGGCACTAAAAAAGGTTTTAAAGAATAATTATGCATTGATTATCTTGGATGTTCAGATGCCTGGAATTGATGGTTTTGAAGTTGCAGAAACGTTATCCGGTTTTAATAAAACTAAAGATGTTCCGATTATTTTTTTGTCGGCAGTCAATAAAGATAAAAAGTTTATTACTAAAGGTTATGCATCAGGTGGAATAGATTATGTTACGAAGCCTATTGATCCAGATATTTTAATGCTGAAAGTGAAGACTTTCTCTCGTTTATATGAACAGACGGTAGCTTTAAATGATATGCAACAGGTGCTTCGATTGGAAATTGAAGAACGGAAAAAAGCGCAGCAGGAGTTAAAGGAACAAGTAGAAAATTTGCATTCGACATTAGAGTCGCTACCACAGTTGGCATTTACGGCAAATGGAGATGGTGAAATAGAATTTGTGAACAGTAAATGGCTATCCTATGCAACATCAAATAAATTTCCTACAACGCATGCTGATGATCCGGATATACATGTATCTTGGGCAGAAGCATTAATTGCTGAAACACCAATCGAACTCGAGGTTCGTATAAAAGAATTAAAAGACGAGCTTTTCAGATTTCATTTGTTGCGGATTATTCCGATTAAAGAAAAGAATAATCAGGTTAAGTGGGTCGGTACCTTTACAGATATTGACGATCAAAAACAGATGGAAAAGAAAAAGGATGAGTTTTTGAGTATAGCCAGTCATGAATTAAAGACCCCATTAACCAGCATTAAGGCATATGCCCAGTTATTGGAACGAACAATTAATACTGCTAAAGACGTCACCGCAGTCAAGTACATCAATAGGGTACAAAGCCAAGTAACCAAACTTAGCGGACTTATTACAGACTTGTTGGACATCTCAAAAATTGAAAACGGGAAATTGAAGATTACAAAAAAGAATTTTGATTTTGAAAACTTACTAACCAATGCTATTGATATTATTTATCAAACCCATGAAAATAATTCCGTTACTATTGAGAGGGAAGGTGATCGAATAGAAGAGCTCTTTTTAGGTGATGAAGTTCGGATTGAACAGGTCTTGATCAATTACTTGACAAATGCCATTAAATATGCGCCTAATACAGATCGAATCATTGTACGTACAGAAAAGGAGGATGATCAATTAATCGTTAGTGTAAAGGACTATGGTATCGGTATTCCTGAACATAAGCAAAAGAATATATTTGGTAAATTTTATCGGGTAGAAGAATCTTCGGTGCGATTTCAGGGACTTGGTATAGGCCTTTATATCTGTTCGGAGATCATAAAACAACATAATGGTACGGTAGGTATCCAAAGTGAATTGGGCCAGGGATCTACTTTTTATTTTACTCTACCTTTAAATTAGTAAGAAAATGTCTAAACCATTTTTAAGAAATTTACAGATTGGCTTTGGTTTTTCCTTGGTTCTGTTATTGGCAAGTTCTACTGCATCTTATATAAGTATTAAAGAGCAGATCAATAACCGTACAAAAGTTGATCATAGTCGGCGCGTCATCGCATCAGCAAATAAAATATTAAATGATCTGCAAAATGCAGAAACTGGTCAACGGGGGTTTCATCTCACCGGTAAGGAAGCTTTTTTAGAGCCGTATATTAATAGTCAAAAATCTTTACCTCAAGCGCTAATCTTGACAAAAGAACTTGTGACTGATAATCCCGAACAAAGTCAAGTAGCGGACAGTCTATCTTCATTAGTGACTTCAAGACTTGGGATTTTAGCTAATCTCATTACAATAAAACGACAAGGGGGAGAGGTCTCTTTATCACAATTGGAAGAGGGTAAACAATATATGGATAGTTGCCGTGCTATCATTGCCCGGTTTATTGATGTTGAAGAGGTTCTCCTGAATAAAAGGTCTGATGAGCTCAATAAATCCTCTTTTTATACCTCTATTTTTGTCGTTATTGCGGCTATTGTTTCGTTGTTGATCACTATAGTTTTTTATTTACGTATTCGAGAAGATTTTATTAAGCGAGAAGAGTTACAAAAGTCTTTGACAAATAAAGATGAAGAAATCAGCAGGAGATTAAAAGTTACGCAACGTATAGCAAATCAAATAGCTAGCGGTGATTATACGGTCAATGTGAATGATACGGAACAAGATGATTTAGGAAGTTTGGGAGGCTCTTTGAATCAAATGGCTGATGCTTTAAAACGATCATTTGATGACTTAAATAATAATGAATGGAGACAAACAGGTCTGGCTCAGCTAAATGAAACTCTTGTTGGAAATAAAACAGAACAAATCTTAATAGCCGATGCTTTAAACCAGCTAATTAGCTATGGAAATTGTACCAATGGTGCTTTTTACCTTTGGGATCAAGATCGTATTGTGCTTAAAAATGCATATGGTTTAGAAGACCGTATGGTAAAGTCCCTATCGCCAGGAGAAGGTATGATTGGTCAGGTTTTTAAGGAAGGAAAAGTTAAACGATTTGAAAATCTATCGAACAGTGATTATGTCGTGAGTTTTGCCAGCGGTCAATTTCGTATCGATAATGTGCTTTTATTGCCTGTTTTTGCGGATTATCATTGTATAGGTGTTATTGAATTGGGATCGATCAATGCTGTAGAAAATGTAAAACTACCTTATTTCATTGAAGCAACCCGAAATATAGGGATTGCGATAGCTGCAGCGAAAAGCCGTGATCAGGTACAGCAACTTCTGGAAGAAACGCAAACGCAAACGGAAGAACTGCAGGCACAACATGCTGAATTGGAAAATTTAAACACGGAGCTCGAGGCGCAGACTCAAAAATTACAATCATCTGAAGAAGAATTGAGAGTCCAGCAGGAAGAACTTGTACAGTCCAATCACGAATTGGAGGAACGTTCCAAATCTCTTGAAGAAAAAAACCATCTTATCGCCGAGCGTAATCTAGAGATACAGCGGAAAGCTGAAGAGCTAGCGCTGAGCACAAAATATAAATCGGAATTTTTGGCGAATATGTCACATGAACTTAGAACTCCGCTTAATTCTATCCTTCTCTTATCACGATTGATGTCAGAGGATACGGACGGTAATTTGAATGAAGATCAAATTGAATCAGCAAAAGTTATTCAGAGTTCAGGAACAAGTTTATTAAGTTTAATAGATGAAATCTTAGATCTTTCTAAGATCGAATCTGGTAAAATGGAACTTGACTATCAAGATGTGAAATTACAAGATATAACGCATGATTTGCAGAATCTGTTTTTACCATTAATCAAGGAAAAATCACTTTCTTTTGATGTGTCTATTGATTCGAATATTTCTGATACGATAGAGACCGATCGTTTAAGATTAGATCAGGTTTTAAGAAATCTGTTATCAAATGCTGTTAAATTTACGTCGGAGGGTAAGATAAGTTTATCAATTTCTGAAGATAAAGATCATCCCGAGAATTTAATTTTTGAGGTTAGGGATACTGGAATTGGTATCGCTGAAGACAAGCAGAAAATTATCTTTGAAGCCTTTCAGCAAGCAGATGGGTCAACACGGAGAAAATTTGGCGGTACTGGACTAGGACTTTCTATCAGCCGGGAAATAGCGCGCCTCCTTGGTGGTAAGATTTTATTGACTAGTAAAGAAGGAGAGGGTAGTGTCTTCAAACTATTTATTCCGAAAAGCAAAACTTCTGACGTAATAAAACCATCGTCTGAGCGATTGATCGATATCATTGCTTCTGATATAGATGAAATGAAGAGTATCGTTGGTGAAGCAGTTTCTCCTAATATAGTTTATACTATTCCTGAAGAAGTCGAAGATGATCGCGATCATATTGTAAAAGGAGATAAAGTTATTCTTATTGTGGAGGATGATACTGCATTTGCGAAGGCTTTGCTCAAATATACACGTAAACAGAATTATAAAGGGGTAGTTGTGGTAAGAGGAGATATTGCTGCAGAATTTGCTGCTCGCTATTTGCCCTTAGCTATTTTGTTGGATATTCAGTTGCCTATAAAAGATGGCTGGCAGGTTATGGATGAAATAAAAAGCAATCCACTTACTAGACACATACCTGTTCATATCATGTCTTCACTTCAGGTCAAAAAAGAAAGTCTACTCAAAGGTGCTATAGATTTTATTAATAAACCTGTTGCCGTTGAGCAGATCGGGATCATGTTTAAAAAAATAGAGGATGCGCTAACGCGTTACCCAAGAAAGGTTCTGATTGTTGAAGAGAATCCTAAACATGCTTCAGCACTTTCTTATTTTTTGAGCAATTTTAATATTACTGCCGAAATTAAGACAAATGTTGATGAAAGTGTTCAAGCATTAAGTTCGGATGGCGCCAATTGTGTGATTTTGGATATGGGGGTGCCTGATAAGATTGGTTATGAAACTTTAGAAGCAATCAAAAATAATAAGGGTTTGGAAAATCTTCCTATTATTATTTTTACAGGAAAAAATCTGTCACATGCAGAGGAGGTCAAAATTAAACAATACGCAGATTCTATTGTTATTAAAACGGCCCATTCTTACCAGCGAATTTTAGATGAGGTAGGACTTTTTCTTCACTTAGTTGAAGAAAATTCTGCTGACGCACAGAAAAGAAAAGTGAATAAGCTAGGTTCTCTGAGTGAAGTGTTAACAGGAAAGAAGGTTTTGATCGCAGATGATGATGTAAGGAACATATTTTCATTGTCAAAAGCATTAGAAAAGTACCAGATGAATGTTATATCAGCTACAAATGGGAAGGAAGCTTTGGTACAGCTAGAAAATAATCCGGATGTATCTATCGTTCTGATGGACATGATGATGCCAGAAATGGATGGTTATGAGACGATCAGGCTAATGCGAAAAAATCCGAAATATTCAAAATTACCAATCATGGCTGTTACTGCAAAAGCAATGACTGGTGATCGGGAAAAGTGTATTGTAGCAGGTGCTTCTGATTATATATCTAAGCCGGTTGATACTGACCAACTGTTATCTTTACTCCGCGTATGGTTATATGATAATTAAGAGCATAAAATAGGTGATGAAGAAAGCTAAGTTAGTATTGATTATTGATGATGATAATCGCAATATCTTCGCATTGCGATTGGCTTTAAAGTCGCGAGGATATCAGTCACTTTCCTGTAATAGTGCCCAAGAAGGCTTTGAATTATTGGCTAATAATAGCGATATTGAGATTGTTTTAATGGATATGATGATGCCCGATATGGATGGTTATGAAGCTATTCAGGTGATTGGGGCATCTGAAACTTATGGTCATGTTCCCGTGATTGCAGTAACAGCTCAAGCTATGCAGGGAGATCGTGAGAAGTGTTTGGATGCTGGTGCTCGTGCTTATGTGCCAAAACCAATAGATTTAGATCTATTAATAGGTATAATTGAACAGAATAGTTAGATGTGGGAACCGAGTATTATAAAAAATGAGGATATCGAGCTGCTTTTGACAGATGTGGCAGAACGGTATGGTTATGATTTTACGCAATATAGTAAAGCTTCATTGAAAAGGCGATTGAATCGACTGTGTCTGATCGATAAATTTACAAGCTTTGCAGAACTGCGATATCGGGTAATAAGTGATCCCGAATATCTGCAACGTTTTGTTGAGGAAATTACCGTCAACGTCACGGAAATGTTTCGGGATCCAAATTTTTATAAGGCTTTACGCGAGGATGTTTTTCCACGGTTAGGTACTTATCCCTTTATAAGGATCTGGATAGCGGGCTGTTCTACTGGAGAGGAGGCCTATTCGATTGCAATTTTGCTTAAGGAGGCCAATTTATATCATAAATCATTGATTTATGCCACTGATATAAATCCTGGAGTCTTAGAGCGGGCAAGTAGTGGGATGTTTCCCATCAGTCAAATGCAACAGTATTCAGAGAATTATATTCAGTCTGGAGGGATAGAGGATTTTTCTAAATATTATACCGCTAATTACGATTCTGTAAAGTTTAACGGTGATTTAAAAGATAAAATGATCTTTTCAACACACAATTTAGTATCGGATACCTCTTTCAATGCATTTCAGCTAATTCTTTGTCGGAATGTGCTGATTTATTTTGACAAGGATTTGCAGAATAATGTTTTTGATTTATTTGATGAAAGCTTAGATACGCTGGGATATCTAGCATTGGGGTCTAAGGAAACTATTCGTTTTTCTAATTTGGAGAAAAAATATAAACAAATTAATGATGAACGAATATGGAGAAAAACCCGTTCATCATAATTCTCTTTTCAAATGAGTGATTCAATATTCGTAATTGGAGGTTCAGCAGGAAGTCTCAAGGTGCTGTTGGAGGTATTACCTCAACTTGATACGGATATATTGTTTC
This region includes:
- a CDS encoding ATP-binding protein codes for the protein MILIVDDQEANIYSLKKLLESQNFSVDTALSGEEALKKVLKNNYALIILDVQMPGIDGFEVAETLSGFNKTKDVPIIFLSAVNKDKKFITKGYASGGIDYVTKPIDPDILMLKVKTFSRLYEQTVALNDMQQVLRLEIEERKKAQQELKEQVENLHSTLESLPQLAFTANGDGEIEFVNSKWLSYATSNKFPTTHADDPDIHVSWAEALIAETPIELEVRIKELKDELFRFHLLRIIPIKEKNNQVKWVGTFTDIDDQKQMEKKKDEFLSIASHELKTPLTSIKAYAQLLERTINTAKDVTAVKYINRVQSQVTKLSGLITDLLDISKIENGKLKITKKNFDFENLLTNAIDIIYQTHENNSVTIEREGDRIEELFLGDEVRIEQVLINYLTNAIKYAPNTDRIIVRTEKEDDQLIVSVKDYGIGIPEHKQKNIFGKFYRVEESSVRFQGLGIGLYICSEIIKQHNGTVGIQSELGQGSTFYFTLPLN
- a CDS encoding glycosyltransferase family 4 protein, with amino-acid sequence MKIAIIGTYPPRQCGIATFSHDLYHSLPRSLANDHHIFAVSDGSEYVFPEEVTYIVEKENLDSYIQAADVINNAFDACIIQHEYGIFGGETGSYIIDLLQHLNVPILTNLHTVLEHPHHNEYRILRELAQYSSKITVMTSRAINMLETIYQIDRSQVSLIPHGVPNFDCDQEMAKRKLGFQNKKVMLSFGFLGKSKGFETAIQAVSEIENDDFVYIILGSTHPNVLKHEGDAYRHDLMDMVMARNIGHKVQFVNQFASEKLLKEYLSACDIYVTPYPNENQISSGTLSFALGAGAACISTPYWYAKDLLADDRGLFFPFNDAHALSSVVNDLLDQPEKMHYYRNNALEYGKQMSWANVGKKQFQLLNELCTASKTSTICFNDTVQQNNITNIFHSNKRLSS
- a CDS encoding YihY/virulence factor BrkB family protein, producing MENKKQGFISKYINIFKSTVSGFMNEDCLKYSASLSYYTIFSIGPILVLMISLAGIFFGEDAIQGKVFSEMRGLVGPSAARQIQEVISNLKLSGKSNFALIASIITLVIGATTVFGDIQNSINRIWHVRAKPKRGWLKLITDRLLSSSLVVGLGFLLMVTLVVNGIILAFTDRLQVYFPDITVFFMNAVNFALSFGIIFILFGIIFRTLPDVKIEWKTVRTGALFTALLFIIGRYAIGLYLESSGTESTYGAAGALVLVLLWVYYTAAILYFGAVYTRENAIANGIPIKPADYAVYVEEKERERVVEEIPAKPADQGVS
- a CDS encoding WG repeat-containing protein; this encodes MNYLLLFFFTILSACTNNTIQKQDMRKSKIVQLPGHYNVQDNTWENSDPNYDAYSSFGEDLYATFSKLDKDGNSLGLGLIDKSGKVIIQPIYSSVTMRIRTENDFFVVSDSLNNYGIVNSEGVEIVNPQFDDIYFGNNAADSMDTKFGLIKVSKNDKKGYINATGRVIVPVKYDDLFMMGKNGLIMFQVLIPIGNGNNTAKWGIMDFDQKIISPPRFSYPSRFENGSVTLVSEGIEYDVNENGIIKKK